Proteins from one Archocentrus centrarchus isolate MPI-CPG fArcCen1 chromosome 8, fArcCen1, whole genome shotgun sequence genomic window:
- the LOC115785263 gene encoding chondroadherin-like protein: protein MGLLSPTLLFLLFAIYSPQSFSPCAECSKLCPQTCICYEHADLVDCRDRGFEHVPRGLPHGTWLLELGRNNLSVIGTQAFKGLWSLRVLVLTNSQIEEIQPQAFFSLSFLEKLDLSWNKLKTLPVDFSSSLSALKELRLEHNNLHYISGYSLEYLDNMEKLDLSYNKLESVGPGVFRGLSRLRQLYLHDNRLTVVQQGSLDMLPGLEVLQLSNNNISQIDTDALAPLYSLAVLDLEGNNLHNLKFKTFISLHTTATHIQLSGNPWSCDCELHRVFSKILHVRHLHIDDYHNVTCQDPPQLMGASLAWVDSQLCVAETATVLVITVTVLVTVVAAVAMAERNRKRNHGKNWDAESQTQTHPPS from the exons ATGGGTCTTCTTTCCCCGacccttctcttcctcctttttGCAATTTATTCCCCGCAGTCCTTTTCCCCGTGTGCTGAGTGCTCAAAATTGTGTCCACAAACATGCATTTGTTACGAGCACGCTGACCTGGTGGACTGCCGCGACCGTGGCTTTGAGCATGTTCCAAGGGGTCTCCCACATGGCACATGGCTGCTGGAGCTAGGAAGAAACAACCTGAGTGTGATTGGCACCCAAGCCTTCAAGGGACTGTGGTCCTTGCGGGTGCTGGTGCTCACCAACAGCCAGATAGAAGAAATTCAACCACAG GCATTTTTCTCGCTGTCTTTCCTGGAGAAACTGGATCTCAGCTGGAACAAATTAAAAACTCTCCCTGTGGACTTCTCATCCAGTCTGTCTGCTCTCAAAGAACTGCGACTAGAGCACAACAACTTGCATTATATATCTGGATACAG CTTGGAGTACCTGGACAACATGGAAAAGCTGGACCTCAGTTATAACAAGCTGGAGTCTGTTGGACCCGGTGTGTTCAGGGGCCTCTCCCGGCTCAGACAACTCTATCTGCACGACAACCGACTGACTGTGGTGCAGCAAGGGAGCCTGGACATGCTGCCTGGACTGGAG GTCCTCCAGCTGAGCAACAACAACATCTCTCAGATAGATACTGATGCCCTGGCTCCTCTGTACAGCCTGGCTGTTCTTGATCTAGAGGGAAACAACCTGCATAACCTCAAATTCAAGACCTTCATCAGCCTTCATACAACAGCAACACACATACAGCTGTCAG GGAACCCTTGGAGCTGTGACTGTGAGCTGCATCGTGTCTTCAGTAAGATCCTGCATGTTCGGCACCTTCACATTGACGATTACCACAACGTCACCTGCCAGGACCCTCCGCAGCTGATGGGGGCTTCGTTGGCCTGGGTGGACAGCCAACTGTGCGTGGCTGAGACCGCAACTGTACTTGTCATCACTGTCACTGTGCTGGTCACCGTGGTGGCGGCTGTGGCGATGGCAgagaggaacaggaagaggaaccACGGGAAGAACTGGGATGCTGAGTCGCAGACGCAAACTCATCCACCATCCTGA